The following proteins come from a genomic window of Scomber japonicus isolate fScoJap1 chromosome 4, fScoJap1.pri, whole genome shotgun sequence:
- the csrnp2 gene encoding cysteine/serine-rich nuclear protein 2 gives MEASSSLSLKRRYEEVDNSSPFSTPKDSDDDISSSDSADSCDSLNPPSSTAFTPTSILRQHKPSPGGKRVRFDVVTVYYFPRRQGFTSVPSQGGSSLGMARHHSSIRRYTLGEFAREQETSHRHTLRQHLRQEKLNARKMKLTRNGTVECAQADLLTLEDVSDEDLDVDGVEVDDCFFLQPLPTKRRRALLRASGIARIDAREKAELRAIRLSREECGCDCRLYCDPRHCGCSQAGIKCQVDRMSFPCGCSRDGCGNIAGRIEFNPLRVRTHYLHTIMKLDLEKRRMLIQVTGLDSELEESEVQTVMEVQDLLAEQDILERENETAVLHLQSAEEQERREREEAEGEAVQQELGTGGLTEQPLCLLPAALGGELPEQTEVPGVDQVLLQGPFPTGATVLCITDNQEESPSDLLKDSSSLLYYQLSPIEPVAFETLPRAVEVEQEERLVREQDANGGGGESVESKLEKGEKLKDESPEEVNCKQSLGKSLTNVILRSEQCEEVVEEKPLSLQQSLPEEQCRVESCLEGEGDPLPPEV, from the exons ATGGAGGCAAGTTCGTCCCTCAGCCTCAAACGAAGATATGAAGAGGTGGACAACAGCTCTCCATTCTCTACACCTAAGGACTCTGACGATGACATCTCCAGCAGTGACAGCgctgacagctgtgacagcctCAACCCTCCTTCCAGTACTGCATTTACCC CCACTTCCATCCTTAGACAGCACAAGCCGTCACCTGGAGGAAAGCGGGTACGTTTCGACGTTGTGACGGTGTATTACTTCCCCCGGCGGCAGGGCTTCACCAGCGTGCCCAGCCAAGGGGGCAGCTCCCTGGGTATGGCCCGTCATCACTCCTCCATCAGACGTTACACGCTGGGGGAGTTCGCCCGGGAACAGGAAACCAGCCACCGCCACACTTTACGCCAGCACCTGCGCCAAGAGAAGCTCAATGCCCGCAAGATGAAG CTGACAAGAAACGGCACCGTGGAGTGCGCTCAGGCAGACCTGCTGACTCTGGAGGACGTATCAGACGAGGACCTCGATGTTGACGGGGTGGAGGTGGACgactgtttcttcctccagcCTCTGCCCACTAAACGCCGCAGAGCCCTCCTGCGAGCTTCTGGCATCGCCCGCATTGACGCGCGGGAGAAAGCCGAGCTCAGAGCCATCCGACTCTCACGGGAGGAATGTGGCTGCGACTGCCGTTTGTACTGTGACCCTCGCCACTGTGGCTGCAGCCAGGCTGGCATTAAGTGCCAG gtGGATCGAATGTCTTTCCCATGTGGCTGCTCGAGGGACGGCTGTGGTAACATAGCGGGCCGCATTGAGTTCAACCCCCTCCGTGTCAGAACTCACTACCTGCACACCATCATGAAGCTGGACctggagaagaggaggatgctGATACAAG TCACTGGCCTGGACTCTGAGCTGGAGGAGAGCGAGGTGCAGACGGTCATGGAGGTACAGGATCTCCTGGCAGAGCAGGACATACTGGAGCGAGAGAACGAGACAGCTGTGTTGCACCTGCAGAGTGCCGAGGAgcaggagagaagggagagggaggaggccGAAGGGGAAGCGGTGCAGCAGGAGCTGGGCACTGGAGGCCTCACGGAGCAGCCTCTCTGCCTTCTGCCTGCTGCTTTGGGAGGGGAGCTGCCCGAGCAGACGGAGGTGCCAGGTGTAGATCAGGTTCTCCTGCAGGGGCCATTCCCCACAGGGGCCACAGTGCTCTGCATCACTGACAACCAGGAGGAGAGCCCCTCTGACCTCCTTAAAGACTCCTCTTCTTTGCTCTACTACCAGCTCAGTCCCATAGAGCCTGTAGCCTTTGAAACCCTGCCCAGAGCAGTGGAGGTGgaacaggaggagcgcttggTGAGAGAACAAGATGCGAATGGAGGAGGAGGCGAGAGTGTGGAGAGCAAActagaaaaaggagagaagttGAAGGATGAAAGTCCTGAAGAGGTCAACTGCAAGCAGAGTTTGGGCAAGTCTTTGACCAATGTGATTCTGCGCTCAGAGCAATGTGAGGAAGTAGTGGAGGAGAAGCCCTTGAGTCTGCAGCAGAGCCTCCCCGAAGAGCAGTGCCGTGTGGAGTCCTGCTTGGAGGGAGAAGGTGATCCACTGCCTCCTGAAGTTTAG
- the tfcp2 gene encoding transcription factor CP2 has protein sequence MAWALKLPLTDEVIESGLVQDFDASLSGIGQELGAGAYSMSDVLALPIFKQEESNLPPDSDNKILPFQYVLCAATSPAVKLHDETLTYLNQGQSYEIIMLDNRKIGELPEITGKMVKSIIRVVFHDRRLQYTEHQQLEGWRWNRPGDRILDLDIPMSVGIIDPRANPTQLNTVEFLWEPSKRTSVFIQVHCISTEFTMRKHGGEKGVPFRVQIDTFKENESGEYTEHTHSASCQVKVFKPKGADRKQKTDREKMEKRAPQEKEKYQPSYETTILTECSPWPEITYVNNSPSPGFNSTPNSFPVAEGNGSPSHQPEPVVQVADNLLPTATPQDAQQWLLRNRFSPFCRLFTNFSGADLLKLTREDVIQICGPADGIRLFNALKGRVVRPRLTIYVCQESQQSREQQPKHENGDGAANTFFVYHAIYLEDLTAGELTEKIAQLFNISPRQINQIFKQGPTGIHVLVSDEMIQNFQDEVCFVLDTMKDESNDGYHIILK, from the exons ATGGCGTGGGCTCTGAAGTTGCCCCTCACGGATGAAGTGATTGAGTCCGGACTGGTCCAGGACTTTGATGCCAGTCTGTCGGGCATTGGTCAGGAGCTGGGTGCTGGTGCATACAGCATGAG CGATGTACTCGCCCTCCCCATCTTCAAGCAGGAGGAGTCCAACCTTCCGCCAGACTCCGACAACAAGATCCTTCCCTTCCAGTATGTTCTGTGCGCAGCTACCTCGCCAGCCGTTAAACTGCATGATGAAACACTCACCTACCTCAACCAAG GGCAGTCCTATGAAATTATAATGCTTGACAATCGGAAAATTGGGGAACTTCCAGAAATCACTGGCAAAATGGTTAAG AGCATTATCCGTGTGGTGTTTCATGACAGAAGACTACAGTACACAGAGCACCAGCAGCTGGAAGGCTGGCGCTGGAACAGGCCTGGGGATCGTATTCTTGACCTGG ATATCCCCATGTCTGTTGGCATAATCGACCCCAGGGCTAACCCTACTCAGCTTAACACTGTGGAGTTCCTTTGGGAACCATCAAAAAGAACCTCAGTTTTTATCCAG gttCACTGCATCAGCACAGAATTCACTATGCGCAAGCACGGGGGGGAAAAGGGTGTTCCTTTTCGCGTCCAGATCGACACATTCAAAGAGAATGAGAGCGGAGAGTACACAGAACATACCCACTCAGCCTCTTGCCAGGTCAAAGTCTTTAAG CCTAAAGgtgcagacaggaagcagaagaCGGACAgggagaagatggagaagagGGCGCCacaggagaaggagaaataTCAGCCATCGTATGAAACCACAATCCTTACAGAG TGCTCTCCTTGGCCTGAGATCACATATGTCAACAACTCCCCATCTCCAGGCTTCAACAGCACACCAAACAGCTTCCCAGTCGCAGAAGG AAATGGATCACCAAGCCATCAGCCCGAGCCTGTTGTTCAGGTAGCAGAC aatttgTTACCCACAGCCACACCGCAGGATGCACAACAGTGGCTTCTTAGAAACCGCTTCTCACCTTTCTGTCGTCTCTTCACTAACTTCTCAG GGGCAGACCTGTTAAAGCTGACCAGGGAGGATGTCATACAGATCTGTGGTCCAGCTGATGGTATTAGACTCTTCAACGCTCTGAAGGGGCG GGTGGTACGTCCGAGGCTGACCATCTATGTATGCCAGGAGTCTCAGCAGTCACGCGAACAGCAACCGAAGCATGAAAACGGAGACGGTGCCGCCAACACTTTTTTTG TATATCACGCCATTTACCTGGAGGACCTCACAGCCGGGGAGTTGACAGAAAAGATCGCTCAGCTCTTCAACATCTCACCCAGACAGATAAACCAGATCTTTAAACAGGGCCCCACTGGCATCCATGTGCTCGTTAGTGATGAG ATGATTCAAAACTTTCAAGATgaagtatgttttgttttggacacAATGAAAG ACGAGTCAAATGACGGCTACCACATCATCTTGAAGTGA